Proteins from a single region of Lysinibacillus sp. JNUCC-52:
- a CDS encoding ANTAR domain-containing response regulator — translation MTRKVMIVEDESLIAIDLKFMLEDNGYEVVAQANNGESAIELAFTHKPQLILMDIKMPKLDGLKASKIIEQQLGIPVLFISAYSEKELLLYMKQDNILGYVMKPFSEKNVLPALEVAFHQIDKFNRLNGEILHKQSELDKRKLIERAKGLLMQSEKLSEDEAYKKIRNESMQSQQEMVTIAKRIINTLQVNS, via the coding sequence ATGACTAGGAAAGTAATGATTGTTGAAGACGAATCACTTATTGCCATTGATTTGAAATTTATGCTAGAGGATAATGGCTATGAAGTCGTTGCACAAGCAAATAATGGAGAATCAGCGATTGAGCTAGCTTTTACACATAAGCCACAGTTGATATTGATGGACATTAAAATGCCAAAGCTAGATGGTTTAAAAGCAAGTAAAATTATAGAACAGCAGTTAGGTATACCAGTCCTTTTTATATCAGCTTACAGCGAAAAAGAATTGTTATTGTACATGAAACAGGATAATATTTTAGGTTATGTTATGAAACCGTTTTCCGAGAAAAATGTCCTGCCAGCATTGGAAGTGGCATTTCATCAAATTGATAAATTCAATCGGCTAAACGGTGAAATTTTGCATAAGCAAAGTGAATTAGATAAGCGGAAATTAATCGAACGAGCGAAAGGCTTACTGATGCAATCAGAAAAACTTAGCGAAGACGAGGCTTATAAAAAAATTCGCAATGAGAGTATGCAAAGTCAGCAGGAAATGGTAACAATCGCAAAACGAATTATTAATACGTTACAAGTGAATAGTTGA
- a CDS encoding sensor histidine kinase, translating into MGLSSIHTLCSSYTNLSNRDIEKLVELETTLSYYAELTDCYMFIDCLVENLPHAIVIAEAFPTKEIGLYEKSVIGKFVFESFEPAVFAAFKYKEKSSISRGITQEGITVEQNVVPVFNDEGQVIAVLIQEKKVKMQTAPKDDFANMPFALIEHIVEPNTQPIPVVSDLLVESIILTNHENKVIYSNPAGYRFITELSGLEHFDNIALDKILPFLQEVYDKGDDVFFLEITIDRKSFIVKKIPIRSQHDKVTLLIIHDLTELKLKENELMMKTFAIREIHHRVKNNLQTVTSLLRLQMRNDLAASNASAFQEALNRIYSISSVYELILENEDNAEEKVDVIALSKKIGHKMVGTTNTPFIQLVFHNDEIQLYCHAKKAVSLALIICELLQNALKYAFIDREEGIIDIQFLQDASFISLHISDNGVGMQEVKASFGMEIITRLVEYDLAGTFTIIPSEQGTHTQIQFPVSEEVFILND; encoded by the coding sequence GTGGGCCTGTCGAGCATTCATACATTATGTAGTAGCTATACAAACTTATCAAATAGAGATATTGAGAAGTTAGTAGAGCTTGAAACGACACTATCCTATTATGCTGAATTGACAGATTGCTATATGTTTATAGATTGCTTGGTAGAAAATTTACCACATGCAATCGTCATAGCAGAGGCATTCCCTACAAAAGAAATTGGTTTATACGAGAAATCAGTAATTGGCAAATTCGTATTTGAAAGCTTTGAACCTGCAGTATTTGCAGCTTTTAAATATAAAGAAAAATCGTCAATTTCTAGAGGTATCACACAAGAAGGTATCACCGTTGAACAAAATGTAGTCCCAGTCTTTAATGACGAAGGACAGGTTATTGCCGTGTTGATTCAAGAAAAAAAGGTTAAAATGCAAACTGCACCAAAGGATGATTTTGCAAATATGCCTTTTGCTTTAATTGAGCATATCGTCGAACCTAATACGCAACCAATTCCTGTTGTGTCTGATTTATTAGTAGAGTCAATTATACTTACGAATCATGAAAATAAAGTAATTTATAGCAATCCAGCGGGCTATCGTTTTATTACGGAGCTTTCAGGGCTAGAGCATTTTGACAATATAGCATTGGACAAAATTTTACCTTTTTTACAAGAAGTCTATGATAAAGGCGATGATGTCTTTTTCTTAGAAATTACGATTGATCGTAAATCGTTTATAGTGAAAAAAATACCAATACGCAGTCAACATGATAAAGTCACACTTCTTATCATTCATGATCTAACAGAGTTAAAGCTGAAAGAAAATGAACTGATGATGAAGACATTTGCTATTAGAGAAATTCACCATCGTGTGAAAAATAATTTACAAACGGTTACAAGTCTATTGCGATTGCAAATGCGAAATGACTTAGCAGCTTCAAATGCAAGCGCTTTTCAAGAAGCATTAAATCGAATATATAGTATTTCCTCTGTCTATGAGCTTATTTTAGAAAATGAGGATAATGCAGAAGAAAAAGTTGATGTTATCGCTTTGTCTAAAAAGATAGGGCATAAAATGGTTGGAACTACGAATACACCATTTATTCAATTAGTGTTCCATAATGATGAAATTCAGCTATATTGTCATGCGAAAAAAGCTGTTTCTCTCGCTTTAATCATTTGTGAATTGCTACAAAATGCATTAAAGTATGCTTTTATCGATCGCGAGGAAGGTATAATCGATATTCAATTTCTTCAAGATGCATCCTTTATTTCACTTCATATTTCCGACAACGGCGTTGGTATGCAAGAGGTGAAGGCATCTTTTGGAATGGAGATTATTACAAGACTTGTCGAATATGATTTAGCTGGCACATTTACAATTATCCCTAGTGAACAAGGTACACATACTCAAATTCAGTTTCCTGTAAGTGAGGAGGTATTTATCCTAAATGACTAG